The following proteins come from a genomic window of Thiothrix winogradskyi:
- the murU gene encoding N-acetylmuramate alpha-1-phosphate uridylyltransferase MurU yields the protein MKAMILAAGHGTRMRPLTDHTPKPLLPAGGKPLIVWHIEKLARAGFRDIVINLAWLGWKIPEALGDGSRWNVNLHYSDEQQEGALETAGGIIKALPLLGNEPFLVVNGDVWCNYPCLPFQLAEHDLAHLVLVANPTHHPQGDFGLNQGRVSSNGEPRYTFSGIGYYSPELFAGLPQGKHPLAPLLRQAMQSHQVSGEYFAGDWRDIGTPERLAELDQDLSSSVVSNLHQGE from the coding sequence ATGAAAGCAATGATTCTCGCCGCTGGGCACGGCACACGGATGCGCCCATTAACCGACCACACCCCCAAACCCTTGCTACCTGCTGGCGGCAAGCCGTTGATTGTGTGGCACATCGAAAAACTCGCCCGTGCGGGCTTTCGCGACATTGTGATCAATCTGGCGTGGCTGGGCTGGAAAATCCCCGAAGCCTTGGGCGATGGTTCACGTTGGAATGTCAATCTGCACTATTCCGACGAGCAGCAAGAGGGCGCATTGGAAACCGCAGGTGGCATTATCAAAGCCCTACCCTTGCTAGGCAACGAACCGTTTTTGGTAGTGAACGGTGATGTATGGTGCAATTATCCGTGTCTGCCTTTCCAATTAGCGGAACACGATCTGGCGCACTTGGTGCTGGTTGCCAATCCGACACACCACCCGCAAGGCGATTTCGGCTTGAATCAAGGGCGGGTTAGCAGCAACGGCGAACCGCGTTATACCTTCAGCGGCATTGGCTATTACAGCCCCGAACTGTTTGCCGGATTGCCCCAAGGCAAGCACCCACTCGCACCGTTACTGCGCCAAGCGATGCAATCACATCAAGTCAGCGGGGAATATTTTGCGGGCGACTGGCGCGACATCGGCACACCCGAACGGTTAGCAGAATTAGACCAAGATTTATCCAGCAGCGTGGTTTCTAATTTGCACCAAGGCGAATAA
- the acs gene encoding acetate--CoA ligase, with protein sequence MSEMKIFPVPAEFAAQANINAEQYAAMYQQSVDDPAAFWGEQAEKYLSWSKKWDTVLDWSFGADDLHINWFKGGQLNVSYNCLDRHLDTRGDQVAIIWEGDSPNEDRKITYRELHAEVSKFANVLKSRGVKKGDRVSIYLPMIPEAAVAMLACARIGAMHSIVFGGFSPDALRDRIQDAECGVVITSDQSMRGGKKVPLKGNADKAMDQCPTVHTCVVVQRGGDPVKWNDARDIWYHEAVAAADADCPVEAMEADDPLFILYTSGSTGKPKGALHTTGGYLLQAAMTHKTVFDYKDGEIYWCTADVGWVTGHSYIVYGPLTNGATTLMFEGIPTYPDAGRFWDVCDKHDVSIFYTAPTAIRMLMGQGEELVNRAKLDKLRLLGTVGEPINPEAWHWYHRVVGRGRCPIVDTWWQTETGAHMLTPLPGATALKPGSATTPFFGVQPCLLDDKGVEIEGNGVEGLLCIKAPWPSMMRTIYGDHKRFFETYFAMYPGYYFTGDGARRDEDGYYWITGRVDDVLNVSGHRLGTAEIESALVLHPKVAEAAVVGYPHELTGQGIYAYVTLMAGEEGTDALKKELGDLVRKEIGPIAKVNLIQWAPGLPKTRSGKIMRRILRKIAANEIDGLGDTSTLADPSVVDNLIDFRENKS encoded by the coding sequence ATGTCAGAGATGAAAATCTTCCCAGTACCTGCCGAATTTGCGGCGCAAGCCAACATCAATGCCGAGCAATACGCTGCTATGTATCAGCAATCGGTTGACGATCCGGCGGCTTTCTGGGGCGAACAAGCGGAAAAATACCTAAGCTGGTCAAAGAAGTGGGATACCGTACTCGACTGGAGCTTTGGGGCAGATGACCTGCACATTAACTGGTTCAAGGGCGGTCAACTGAACGTTTCTTATAACTGCCTTGATCGTCACCTCGATACCCGTGGCGACCAAGTAGCGATCATTTGGGAAGGCGATAGCCCGAACGAAGACCGCAAAATCACTTACCGCGAACTGCACGCTGAAGTGTCTAAATTTGCGAACGTGCTGAAAAGCCGTGGCGTGAAAAAAGGCGACCGCGTATCCATTTACCTGCCAATGATTCCTGAAGCAGCCGTAGCTATGCTGGCGTGTGCGCGTATCGGCGCAATGCACTCCATCGTATTCGGCGGTTTCTCACCGGATGCATTGCGTGACCGTATCCAAGATGCGGAATGCGGCGTGGTCATTACCTCTGACCAATCCATGCGTGGCGGCAAGAAAGTGCCATTGAAAGGCAATGCTGACAAAGCGATGGATCAATGCCCAACCGTTCACACCTGCGTCGTGGTACAACGCGGTGGCGATCCGGTTAAATGGAATGACGCACGTGACATTTGGTATCACGAAGCCGTGGCTGCTGCGGATGCGGATTGCCCCGTAGAAGCGATGGAAGCCGATGATCCACTCTTCATCCTCTACACTTCTGGCTCTACCGGCAAGCCTAAAGGCGCATTGCACACCACGGGCGGCTACCTGCTGCAAGCAGCAATGACGCACAAAACCGTGTTTGACTATAAAGACGGTGAAATCTACTGGTGTACGGCTGACGTGGGCTGGGTAACAGGTCACTCTTACATCGTCTACGGCCCGCTGACCAACGGCGCGACCACGCTGATGTTTGAAGGCATCCCCACCTACCCAGATGCGGGGCGTTTCTGGGATGTGTGCGACAAGCACGACGTTTCCATTTTCTACACCGCGCCAACTGCCATCCGTATGTTGATGGGTCAAGGCGAAGAATTGGTTAACCGTGCAAAACTCGACAAACTGCGTTTGCTGGGTACGGTCGGTGAGCCAATCAACCCCGAAGCATGGCACTGGTATCATCGAGTGGTCGGTCGTGGTCGTTGCCCGATCGTGGATACTTGGTGGCAAACTGAAACCGGCGCACACATGCTGACCCCATTACCGGGTGCAACCGCGTTGAAACCGGGTTCAGCGACTACTCCATTCTTCGGCGTACAACCGTGCCTGCTGGATGATAAAGGCGTGGAAATCGAAGGCAATGGCGTGGAAGGCTTGCTGTGTATCAAAGCTCCGTGGCCTTCCATGATGCGCACCATTTACGGTGACCATAAGCGTTTCTTTGAGACCTATTTCGCGATGTATCCGGGTTACTATTTCACTGGCGATGGCGCACGTCGTGACGAAGACGGTTATTACTGGATCACTGGGCGCGTGGATGACGTATTGAACGTTTCCGGGCATCGTCTGGGTACGGCGGAAATCGAATCTGCGTTGGTACTGCACCCGAAAGTTGCGGAAGCAGCAGTTGTTGGCTACCCGCACGAGTTGACGGGTCAGGGCATCTACGCTTACGTCACCTTGATGGCAGGCGAAGAAGGTACGGATGCGCTGAAGAAAGAACTGGGCGATTTGGTACGTAAAGAAATTGGTCCAATCGCGAAGGTTAACCTGATTCAGTGGGCACCGGGCTTACCGAAGACCCGTTCTGGTAAAATCATGCGCCGGATTCTGCGCAAGATTGCTGCGAATGAAATCGACGGTCTGGGCGATACTTCCACACTGGCTGACCCAAGCGTAGTCGATAACCTGATCGACTTCCGCGAAAACAAGTCATAA
- the mreC gene encoding rod shape-determining protein MreC: MDNRNSKALAPVRTLATMMVYPLLYGVDFPQRAYQRSSGFFSAQRQLSDENLALKQQVQTFSAQQQDLNKVHAENQRLRAMLNAAPRETHTFLMAEIFKVAQDPVRGLVTLNKGSRDGVKESQVVLDGNKIYGQVVSVTPFDASVMQLIDREHSIPVQNQRTGERGLANGHGRGRPIEITNLPASSTVKEGDVFVSSGLGGLFPAGYEIATVLPKGVEFKQGDLFATVWAMPSVDYEAVREVLLVWEKPSDDTAIQPPAGGVLDAR; the protein is encoded by the coding sequence GTGGATAACCGTAATTCCAAGGCGTTAGCACCGGTGCGCACGCTGGCAACCATGATGGTTTACCCACTGTTATACGGGGTTGATTTCCCGCAACGGGCTTATCAGCGTTCCAGTGGCTTCTTTTCCGCGCAACGTCAGTTATCGGATGAAAATTTGGCTCTGAAGCAGCAGGTGCAAACCTTTTCCGCCCAACAGCAGGATCTGAATAAGGTACATGCAGAAAATCAGCGCTTGCGTGCCATGCTGAATGCAGCACCTCGCGAAACCCATACCTTTTTAATGGCTGAAATTTTTAAGGTTGCCCAAGACCCGGTACGTGGCTTGGTGACGCTCAATAAGGGCAGTCGCGATGGGGTGAAGGAAAGCCAAGTGGTGTTGGATGGCAATAAAATCTACGGGCAAGTGGTGAGTGTTACCCCATTTGATGCCAGCGTGATGCAATTGATTGATCGCGAACATTCTATTCCCGTGCAAAATCAACGTACCGGCGAACGTGGCTTGGCGAATGGTCATGGGCGCGGACGCCCGATAGAAATTACAAATTTGCCCGCCAGCAGTACCGTTAAAGAGGGTGATGTGTTTGTTTCATCCGGCTTAGGTGGTTTGTTTCCCGCTGGTTATGAGATTGCCACCGTGCTGCCCAAAGGTGTGGAATTTAAGCAGGGTGATTTATTTGCGACGGTATGGGCAATGCCCTCAGTCGATTACGAAGCAGTACGCGAAGTGCTTTTGGTGTGGGAGAAGCCGTCTGATGACACTGCCATACAGCCGCCAGCAGGAGGGGTGTTAGATGCCCGTTAA
- a CDS encoding HipA domain-containing protein, which yields MKVLHVYINTRRVGELHDTNGIWSFTYDPTWVDAVDGYDISPILPRQLVPHVDNSSQRSVQWFFDNLLPEEGARTLLARDAQLESADAFGLLAYYGAESAGSLILRTSPDEILDSGTRPLSDAHLHERIQRLPTVSLSTGAAKRMSLAGAQHKLPVILRNGQLFEPIGVTPSTHILKPDHPDTHYAHSVINEYFTMRLAKALNLVVPEVTRHYVPEPVYLIERFDRQITLANTARLHLVDACQVLDLDRQFKYAQASVERLSLLASRCHAPAAARLRLFSWLVFNVLVGNSDAHLKNLSFLMSKQGVSLAPHYDLLAIGVYDTKAMERNVWPHTTLAWSILGKRTFAELDRTTLLNAGAVLGIHVNTAQRLLDFQLERIKPAATQLLTAIEQENHTLLQQQPALNRFFAGEVRCLRAILHVIINDMVQRLRS from the coding sequence ATGAAAGTGCTGCATGTTTACATCAATACCCGTCGGGTTGGGGAACTGCATGACACCAATGGCATTTGGTCATTTACCTACGATCCGACTTGGGTTGATGCCGTTGATGGCTATGACATTAGCCCGATATTGCCGCGCCAGTTAGTGCCGCACGTCGATAACAGTTCGCAACGCAGTGTGCAGTGGTTTTTCGATAATCTGCTCCCTGAAGAAGGCGCACGCACCTTGCTGGCACGCGATGCGCAATTGGAAAGTGCCGATGCCTTTGGCTTGCTGGCGTATTACGGCGCAGAATCCGCTGGCTCTTTGATATTACGCACCTCACCGGATGAAATACTGGATAGCGGCACAAGGCCACTCAGCGATGCCCACTTGCATGAGCGTATTCAGCGTTTACCGACAGTTTCCCTATCAACAGGCGCGGCAAAACGCATGTCACTGGCAGGGGCGCAACATAAGTTACCGGTTATTTTACGGAATGGGCAATTATTCGAGCCAATCGGGGTAACGCCTTCAACGCATATTCTGAAACCTGATCACCCCGATACCCACTATGCGCACAGCGTGATTAATGAATATTTCACCATGCGCTTGGCGAAAGCACTCAATCTCGTGGTGCCGGAGGTAACACGGCATTACGTGCCGGAGCCGGTATACTTGATTGAGCGTTTTGACCGCCAGATAACACTGGCGAATACCGCCCGCCTGCATCTGGTCGATGCCTGCCAAGTTCTTGATTTGGATCGACAGTTCAAATACGCCCAAGCCAGCGTCGAACGCTTAAGCCTGCTGGCGAGCCGTTGTCATGCGCCTGCTGCTGCCCGCTTACGCTTATTTTCTTGGTTAGTGTTCAATGTGCTGGTGGGCAATAGCGATGCGCACCTGAAAAACTTGTCGTTTTTAATGAGCAAACAAGGCGTAAGCCTTGCCCCGCATTACGATTTACTCGCCATTGGGGTGTACGACACCAAGGCAATGGAACGCAATGTCTGGCCTCATACCACACTGGCATGGTCGATACTGGGCAAGCGCACTTTCGCGGAACTGGATCGCACGACCTTACTCAATGCGGGTGCAGTGCTGGGCATTCACGTTAACACCGCTCAACGCTTATTGGACTTCCAGCTTGAGCGTATCAAACCTGCCGCGACGCAATTGCTGACCGCTATTGAGCAGGAAAACCACACCCTATTGCAGCAACAACCTGCCCTGAATCGCTTTTTTGCGGGGGAAGTGCGCTGCTTACGCGCCATTCTTCATGTCATTATCAACGATATGGTGCAGCGGTTACGATCATGA
- the folE2 gene encoding GTP cyclohydrolase FolE2, protein MMSTNACQELPCAVAAMPDVAKQPLAGAKGTLNWVGMSQIELPVFLRSPNGERVQTLARVQAYVNLIDPNSKGIHMSRLYVALDTLLGMNDLTPEVLRATIAQFVDTHGGLSDAAYLECRFDYFERRNSLLSDNSGWKNYPVKVAATLRNGQIDTEVSVEVPYSSTCPCSAALARQLIQEGFRETFGDASVVDANTVFDWLGTTNGIRATPHSQRSIAQVRVKLAEKVRTLPITSLIDRVEAALKTPVQATVKREDEQEFARLNAANLMFCEDAARRLKNALNDDISVRDFWLRVNHMESLHAHDAVAVVVKGVEGGYRDDPREYVHPT, encoded by the coding sequence ATGATGTCTACAAATGCCTGCCAGGAATTGCCCTGTGCGGTCGCCGCTATGCCGGATGTTGCCAAGCAACCCCTCGCAGGTGCTAAAGGAACGCTCAACTGGGTGGGGATGAGCCAAATTGAGTTGCCAGTCTTTCTACGCAGCCCCAACGGTGAGCGCGTGCAAACACTGGCACGGGTTCAGGCTTACGTTAACTTGATTGACCCTAACAGCAAGGGTATTCACATGTCGCGCTTATACGTGGCGCTAGACACACTCCTTGGCATGAATGACCTGACCCCCGAAGTCTTGCGTGCCACCATTGCCCAATTCGTCGATACCCACGGTGGTTTGAGCGATGCCGCTTATTTGGAATGCCGTTTTGATTATTTCGAGCGCCGTAATTCCCTATTGAGTGATAACAGTGGTTGGAAAAACTATCCCGTAAAAGTCGCTGCTACTTTGCGCAATGGGCAAATTGACACCGAAGTTAGCGTGGAAGTGCCTTATTCTTCCACTTGCCCGTGTTCGGCGGCGTTAGCGCGGCAATTGATTCAGGAAGGTTTCCGCGAAACGTTCGGCGATGCTTCCGTCGTGGATGCGAACACCGTTTTCGACTGGTTAGGAACAACCAACGGGATTCGGGCGACGCCGCATAGCCAGCGCAGCATTGCGCAAGTGCGGGTAAAATTGGCAGAAAAAGTGCGCACACTGCCCATTACCAGCCTGATTGACCGGGTGGAAGCGGCGCTTAAAACCCCGGTACAAGCCACAGTGAAACGCGAAGATGAGCAAGAATTTGCGCGTTTGAATGCGGCGAATTTGATGTTTTGCGAAGATGCGGCGCGTCGCCTGAAAAATGCCTTGAACGACGATATTTCGGTGCGCGATTTCTGGTTGCGTGTCAATCACATGGAAAGCTTGCACGCACACGATGCGGTCGCCGTCGTTGTCAAAGGCGTGGAAGGGGGCTACCGTGACGATCCGCGTGAATACGTCCACCCGACCTGA
- the mreD gene encoding rod shape-determining protein MreD yields MPVNDPRFPGAVLLTLVLAMVLLVVPLGESVAAWRPEWVALTLVHWALIIRDRISLVVVFAIGLIVDTLYGSLLGQHALGYVLVTYLAVRLSLRMTPEAFMQQLALLFAILGVYMLVNLWISQVTGRGSNLGWLYWASLVSSIVIWPVYHSFLGYFHVQRKAL; encoded by the coding sequence ATGCCCGTTAACGATCCCCGTTTTCCCGGTGCGGTATTACTGACACTGGTTCTGGCCATGGTGTTATTGGTGGTTCCCTTGGGGGAATCCGTTGCTGCTTGGCGTCCTGAATGGGTGGCATTGACGTTGGTGCATTGGGCGCTGATTATTCGTGACCGTATCAGTCTGGTGGTGGTGTTTGCGATTGGCTTGATCGTTGATACCTTATATGGCTCTTTATTGGGGCAACATGCATTAGGGTATGTGTTAGTCACTTATCTGGCGGTGCGTTTGAGTTTGCGGATGACGCCCGAAGCTTTTATGCAGCAGTTGGCGCTATTATTCGCGATTCTCGGTGTCTATATGTTGGTGAATCTGTGGATATCACAGGTGACCGGCAGAGGCAGTAATCTCGGTTGGCTGTATTGGGCTTCATTAGTTAGCAGTATTGTTATCTGGCCGGTCTACCACTCCTTTCTGGGGTATTTCCATGTGCAGCGTAAAGCCCTTTAA
- a CDS encoding aminoglycoside phosphotransferase family protein, with product MTQDTRLEQLTQWVNSLPNWEHAVLEPASADASFRRYFRARGTDGTAICMDAPPDKEDIRPFIEVTHLLSATGVHVPQLLAQNLLDGFLLLEDLGNTSYLSQLTPATAKDLYADALHALLQLQQANCDHLPVYNERTLRREMELMPEWFLKTHLGFTEEEIPHELIQHTFENLIEAAVGQPAAFVHRDYHSRNLMVTTANNPGIIDYQDALLGPATYDLVSLLRDCYIVWPQAQVEWWVDCYRKEAIAAGVLPPVDQQTYQQWFDLMGLQRHLKVLGIFARLNHRDGKPSYLDDLPLVLSYVLEIGSRYPETSELIEWMRRAGIPERIGTVHIPA from the coding sequence ATGACACAGGATACACGTCTTGAGCAATTAACTCAGTGGGTCAACAGCCTGCCCAACTGGGAGCACGCCGTCTTAGAACCTGCTTCGGCAGATGCCAGCTTCCGGCGTTATTTTCGCGCCCGTGGCACTGACGGTACGGCCATTTGCATGGATGCCCCGCCCGATAAAGAAGACATCCGCCCGTTTATAGAAGTGACGCACTTGCTGAGTGCGACCGGTGTCCACGTGCCGCAATTGTTAGCGCAAAATTTACTGGATGGCTTCTTGCTGCTAGAAGACTTGGGCAATACCAGCTACCTCAGCCAGCTTACTCCCGCCACCGCCAAAGATTTGTATGCTGATGCCCTGCACGCGCTATTGCAACTCCAGCAAGCCAACTGTGACCACCTACCTGTTTACAACGAACGTACCTTGCGCCGTGAAATGGAATTAATGCCAGAATGGTTCCTAAAAACACATTTGGGCTTTACCGAGGAAGAAATTCCACACGAGCTGATTCAGCACACCTTTGAAAACTTGATTGAAGCCGCTGTCGGGCAACCCGCCGCGTTTGTGCACCGCGATTACCACAGCCGCAATCTCATGGTAACAACCGCCAATAACCCCGGCATTATTGATTATCAGGATGCACTATTAGGGCCTGCGACCTACGATTTGGTATCCTTGCTGCGTGACTGCTACATCGTTTGGCCGCAAGCGCAGGTGGAATGGTGGGTCGATTGCTACCGCAAAGAAGCCATTGCTGCGGGTGTGTTACCGCCGGTAGATCAGCAAACCTACCAACAATGGTTTGACCTCATGGGGCTGCAACGCCACCTGAAAGTACTGGGGATTTTTGCCCGCCTCAATCACCGTGACGGTAAACCGAGCTATCTCGATGACCTGCCCTTGGTGCTAAGTTACGTGCTGGAAATCGGCTCACGTTACCCCGAAACCAGCGAGCTAATCGAATGGATGCGGCGGGCAGGCATTCCCGAACGCATCGGCACTGTCCACATTCCCGCCTGA
- a CDS encoding helix-turn-helix domain-containing protein: MAITLATPTDVGHLVRAARKAQKLRQDDAAGAMGVSDMFLSGLENGAPGVRLDKLLQVLHGLGLVLQVDVNDDIAVQYTILQRTKAAKS, translated from the coding sequence ATGGCTATCACCTTAGCCACCCCTACTGATGTCGGTCATCTGGTTAGAGCCGCCCGCAAAGCGCAAAAACTACGTCAAGATGATGCCGCCGGAGCAATGGGGGTTTCCGACATGTTTCTGAGTGGTTTGGAAAACGGCGCACCCGGCGTTCGTTTAGATAAATTATTGCAAGTATTACACGGCTTAGGCTTGGTACTCCAAGTCGACGTCAATGACGATATTGCTGTGCAATACACCATATTACAGCGCACGAAAGCAGCTAAATCATGA
- a CDS encoding AMP-binding protein: MEKLWLQSYPKHVPAEIDTHQYQSLVDLFQRSVAQYRDRPAYSNMGKILTYAEVDRLTQQFAAYLIHGAGLKPGDRIAIMMPNLLQYPIALFGALRAGLVVVNTNPLYTDRELEHQLKDSGAKAIVILVNFAHTLESVLDEVGIQTIITTEIGDLLGFPKSLLVNAVVKYVKKMVPAFTLPEAIKFNQALTLGKQYAHNFTDAQPQHEDAAFLQYTGGTTGVAKGAVLTHRNMIANMLQAEAWTTEDLVAGEEIFITALPLYHVFALTANALFALKMGAKNVLITNPRDLPAFIKDLAHEPFTFITGVNTLYNALLNQPALQQVDFSRLKISLGGGMAVQKSVAERWKALTGVTLLEAYGLTETSPAVCINPVDLTDYNGMIGLPIPSTEISIRDLDDKELGVGEAGELWVRGPQVMQGYWQRPDETAKVMPGDGWLRTGDVAVINELGFVKLVDRLKDLVLVSGFNVYPNEVEDVLASHPKVLEAGVVGVKDEHSGEVVKAFVVKKDQSLTLEELKAYCRKELSAYKCPKQIVFVESLPKSNVGKILRKELRNL, from the coding sequence ATGGAAAAGTTATGGCTACAAAGCTACCCCAAACACGTTCCGGCAGAGATTGACACCCATCAATACCAATCGCTGGTGGATCTGTTTCAGCGCAGTGTGGCGCAATACCGCGACCGCCCTGCCTACAGCAATATGGGCAAAATTCTAACGTATGCGGAAGTTGACCGCCTGACGCAACAATTCGCCGCCTACCTGATCCACGGTGCTGGGCTGAAACCCGGCGACCGTATCGCCATTATGATGCCCAACCTGCTGCAATACCCGATTGCGCTATTTGGAGCATTGCGGGCGGGTTTGGTGGTGGTCAATACCAACCCGCTCTACACCGACCGCGAGCTTGAACACCAGCTAAAGGATTCCGGGGCAAAAGCCATCGTCATCCTCGTCAATTTCGCACACACACTCGAAAGCGTGCTAGATGAAGTAGGCATTCAAACCATCATTACCACCGAAATTGGCGATTTGCTGGGTTTCCCCAAATCCCTGCTGGTGAATGCGGTGGTGAAATACGTGAAAAAAATGGTGCCTGCATTCACCTTGCCGGAAGCCATCAAATTCAACCAAGCCCTGACACTCGGCAAACAATACGCGCACAACTTCACCGATGCGCAACCACAACACGAAGATGCGGCATTCCTGCAATACACCGGCGGCACGACTGGCGTTGCCAAAGGCGCGGTACTGACTCATCGCAATATGATCGCCAATATGTTGCAAGCGGAAGCTTGGACAACGGAAGATCTTGTGGCTGGCGAAGAAATATTCATCACCGCGCTACCGCTGTACCATGTGTTTGCGCTGACGGCGAATGCCCTGTTTGCGCTAAAAATGGGTGCCAAGAATGTGCTGATCACCAACCCGCGTGATTTACCAGCCTTCATTAAAGACTTGGCACACGAACCGTTTACCTTCATCACCGGCGTAAACACACTTTATAACGCGCTGCTGAATCAGCCTGCGCTACAGCAAGTGGATTTTTCCCGCCTAAAAATTTCCCTTGGCGGCGGCATGGCAGTGCAAAAATCAGTCGCCGAACGCTGGAAAGCCTTAACCGGCGTGACCTTGTTGGAAGCTTACGGTTTGACCGAAACCTCCCCCGCTGTGTGCATTAATCCCGTGGATTTGACGGATTACAATGGCATGATTGGCTTGCCGATTCCGTCTACCGAAATCTCCATTCGTGATCTTGACGATAAGGAATTGGGCGTGGGTGAAGCAGGCGAGTTGTGGGTACGCGGCCCCCAAGTCATGCAAGGCTACTGGCAGCGCCCCGACGAGACCGCTAAGGTTATGCCCGGTGATGGTTGGTTACGCACGGGCGATGTAGCGGTTATCAATGAACTAGGGTTCGTCAAGCTGGTGGATCGTTTGAAGGATTTGGTACTGGTTTCCGGCTTCAATGTTTATCCAAATGAAGTCGAAGATGTGCTGGCAAGCCACCCCAAAGTGCTGGAAGCGGGCGTTGTTGGCGTGAAAGACGAACACTCCGGCGAAGTCGTCAAAGCCTTCGTGGTGAAAAAAGACCAGAGCCTGACGCTGGAAGAACTCAAAGCCTATTGCCGCAAAGAACTTTCAGCGTACAAATGCCCGAAGCAAATCGTGTTTGTGGAATCATTACCCAAGAGCAATGTGGGTAAGATTTTGCGGAAAGAGTTGCGGAATTTGTAA
- a CDS encoding ATP-binding protein translates to MLDVAVLMDSVAPNRLEFVKPPKSLLSKVGKAIGEYQLIREGDRILLGLSGGKDSLALLHLLNHFQRHAPIQFEFAAVTIDPQADTFDPSPLIPYMESLGIPYHYVREPIVKLAETHMDNDSYCAFCSRMKRGLMYRTAREHGYNVLALAQHLDDLAESFLMSAFHGGKLKTMKAHYRIDAGDLRVIRPLVMVRERQTADFAKAAALPVIVENCPMCFDMPTQRQHMKELLAGEEQQNTHLFKSLLTAMQPLIRDGLENT, encoded by the coding sequence ATGCTGGATGTTGCCGTGCTAATGGATAGTGTCGCCCCTAACCGACTGGAATTTGTTAAACCACCCAAATCCTTGCTGAGCAAAGTCGGCAAAGCTATTGGCGAATACCAGCTCATCCGTGAAGGCGACCGCATTTTGCTGGGGCTATCCGGCGGCAAAGATTCACTGGCATTGCTGCACTTGCTCAACCATTTTCAGCGACACGCGCCGATCCAGTTTGAATTTGCTGCCGTCACCATTGATCCGCAAGCCGACACGTTTGACCCGTCACCGCTGATTCCGTACATGGAAAGTCTGGGCATTCCCTACCATTACGTGCGCGAACCGATTGTGAAGTTGGCAGAAACGCACATGGACAACGATTCCTACTGTGCGTTTTGTTCACGCATGAAGCGCGGTCTGATGTACCGCACCGCCCGCGAACACGGCTATAACGTCTTGGCACTGGCGCAACATTTGGACGATTTGGCGGAAAGTTTCCTCATGTCAGCCTTCCACGGTGGCAAACTCAAAACCATGAAAGCGCATTACCGCATTGATGCGGGAGACTTGCGCGTCATCCGCCCGTTAGTGATGGTGCGCGAACGCCAAACCGCTGATTTTGCCAAAGCAGCCGCTTTGCCTGTGATTGTGGAAAATTGCCCCATGTGTTTCGATATGCCGACACAACGCCAGCACATGAAAGAATTGCTGGCAGGCGAGGAGCAGCAAAACACCCATTTGTTCAAGAGCTTGCTGACCGCGATGCAACCCCTAATACGCGATGGCTTGGAAAATACCTGA